One segment of Megachile rotundata isolate GNS110a chromosome 4, iyMegRotu1, whole genome shotgun sequence DNA contains the following:
- the LOC100882941 gene encoding polypeptide N-acetylgalactosaminyltransferase 3 isoform X1 has protein sequence MWPRLRRPCRAWLIVLLIVLLIGIFFVWPWTRRGAEDSRDDYVSLRLLDNQRDYIDRRGVHVVVGHYIGDSVDPLKAPNITKDLINKNMFDPRPFEGKNGSPVLVPAKDFYQMQQLFQINRFNLMASDRIPLNRSLPDVRRKGCISRYANLNGLPRTSIIIVFHNEAWSTLLRTVYSVINRSPRHLLEEIILVDDDSDREFLKDALDEHVKSLRVPTKVLRSKKRIGLVNARLLGANEAKGEVLTFLDAHCECTVGWLEPLLEAVAKNKTRVVSPVIDIINDDTFSYTRSFELHWGAFNWDLHFRWLTLNGRLLKERRENIVEPFRTPAMAGGLFSMNRDYFFELGSYDDQMKIWGGENLELSFRVWQCGGSVEIAPCSHVGHLFRKSSPYTFPGGVGEILYGNLARVALVWMDEWAEFYFKFNAEASRLRHKQPVRARLALRKRLQCKSFEWYLDNVWPEHFFPKNDRFFGRIVHVSTKKCIMRPTAKGTYSQPSGYALLESCIPRPVLNQMFVMTKSGIVMTDESICLDAPDRDTQHKTPRVKIMACSGQSRQNWQYDEQTRTFLHVSSGMCLQSSDDEGPVIAACTGNIEQKWMLESVPWK, from the exons ATGTGGCCACGATTGAGGAGACCATGTCGCGCATGGTTGATTGTCCTTTTAATCGTCCTGTTGATAGGAATATTTTTCGTTTGGCCATGGACAAGGCGAGGAGCTGAAGATTCTCGCGACGATTACGTTTCACTTCG acttttagataATCAAAGAGATTACATTGACCGCAGAGGAGTACATGTGGTAGTGGGCCACTATATTGGAGATTCAGTGGACCCTTTAAAAGCCCCAAATATTACGAAAG ATCTTATTAACAAAAACATGTTTGATCCACGACCATTTGAGGGGAAGAATGGAAGTCCAGTTCTCGTTCCGGCAAAAGACTTTTATCAAATGCAACAGCTCTTTCAAATCAATCGTTTTAATTTGATGGCTAGTGATAGAATACCTTTGAATCGATCTCTACCCGATGTTAGACGCAAAGG GTGCATTTCACGGTACGCGAATTTGAACGGTTTACCTAGAACATCGATAATTATAGTGTTCCATAACGAAGCTTGGAGTACATTACTGAGGACCGTGTACAGCGTTATTAACAGATCACCAAGACATTTATTAGAGGAAATAATTCTAGTTGACGATGACAGCGATAGAG AGTTCTTAAAGGATGCATTGGATGAACATGTAAAGAGTTTACGAGTTCCCACCAAAGTTCTTCGGTCCAAAAAACGTATAGGTTTAGTGAATGCCAGACTCTTGGGGGCAAATGAAGCTAAAGGTGAAGTTCTCACGTTTTTGGATGCCCATTGTGAATGTACGGTTG GATGGTTGGAGCCTCTACTTGAAGcggttgctaaaaataaaacCAGGGTAGTGTCCCCTGTTATCGACATAATAAACGATGATACTTTTAGCTACACTCG ATCTTTCGAATTGCATTGGGGAGCATTCAATTGGGACTTGCATTTTCGTTGGCTAACATTAAATGGCCGATTATTAAAAGAAAGACGAGAAAACATCGTCGAACCATTCAGAACACCTGCCATGGCTGGGGGTTTATTTTCCATGAACAGAGATTATTTCTTCGAACTAGGCAGTTACGATGATCAAATGAAAATCTGGGGTGGTGAAAATTTAGAGTTGTCATTTCGAGTGTGGCAGTGTGGTGGCAGCGTTGAAATCGCTCCTTGTTCTCATGTCGGTCATCTTTTTCGAAAATCATCGCCCTACACATTCCCGGGAGGTGTTGGAGAAATTCTTTATGGGAATCTTGCTAGAGTGGCTCTAGTTTGGATGGATGAATGGGCAGAATTTTACTTCAAATTTAATGCAG AGGCGTCTAGATTAAGGCACAAGCAACCAGTACGCGCTAGGTTGGCGTTACGTAAAAGACTGCAGTGCAAAAGCTTCGAATGGTATTTAGACAACGTGTGGCCTGAACATTTTTTCCCAAAGAATGATCGTTTCTTTGGACGG ATCGTACACGTTTCGACAAAGAAATGTATTATGCGACCAACTGCGAAAGGAACATACTCGCAACCTTCGGGATACGCTCTTCTCGAATCGTGTATTCCACGACCGGTGCTTAATCAAATGTTTGTGATGACAAAAAGTGGGATTGTAATGACGGACGAAAGTATTTGCTTAGACGCGCCTGATCGCGACACTCAGCACAAGACGCCAAGGGTTAAGATAATGGCGTGCAGTGGTCAAAGCAGGCAAAATTGGCAATACGACGAACAa ACAAGGACATTTTTACACGTATCTTCCGGAATGTGCCTACAATCGAGCGACGACGAAGGTCCTGTGATAGCAGCTTGTACAGGAAACATTGAACAGAAATGGATGCTGGAATCCGTTCCCTGGAAATAG
- the LOC105661760 gene encoding uncharacterized protein LOC105661760 — protein MSGYLGNITLPPTLLHDPKYPPAMREKDSSPRKMPGHISPKQASIYPLSVRVPDVEELPYDLSHGHGRGLSSPSNQQQHQQQPHMSPAARPPQTHHQDDLDCEPLDLRVDHKKERLTDENQNEIEVLNQNSLGNSIPYHTVLFPQHHAVHPLVLEAMYRSHHHSSTVPDLPKIQVRALPTMVPLPPNRFPSTTSSTSPSSSQAIPRIPSPSAGQQHPQQQQSHSSQQQQQQQPASSLPPYSISVQAGLKPKDRYSCKFCGKVFPRSANLTRHLRTHTGEQPYKCKYCERSFSISSNLQRHVRNIHNKEKPFKCPLCERCFGQQTNLDRHLKKHDADGPTILDEVRSRYHGQLPRADESYFEEIRSFMGKITSQRQGIPYFPGLLGHGGDEFRNDKQQLQLEEKRGDSSYFSDRDNLSSRSSSTTSRPESVQEEQREVNSPPMSPGNNT, from the coding sequence ATGAGCGGATATCTCGGTAACATCACCCTGCCCCCAACGTTGTTGCACGACCCGAAGTATCCTCCAGCCATGCGGGAGAAGGACTCGAGTCCGAGAAAAATGCCGGGCCACATCAGCCCCAAACAGGCCAGCATTTACCCGCTGAGCGTTCGCGTGCCGGACGTCGAAGAATTACCGTACGACTTGAGCCACGGCCACGGTCGAGGCCTGTCGAGTCCCTCCAACCAGCAGCAACATCAGCAACAACCCCACATGAGTCCTGCGGCCAGGCCGCCACAGACCCACCATCAGGACGATCTCGACTGCGAGCCGTTGGATCTGCGCGTGGATCACAAGAAGGAGAGGCTCACGGACGAGAACCAGAACGAGATAGAGGTCCTGAATCAGAACAGTCTGGGTAACAGTATTCCTTACCACACGGTGCTGTTCCCTCAACATCATGCCGTCCATCCGTTGGTCCTCGAAGCCATGTACCGATCGCATCACCATAGCTCGACCGTTCCTGACCTGCCGAAGATCCAAGTTCGAGCTCTGCCCACGATGGTACCTCTACCACCGAACAGATTCCCGTCCACCACCTCCTCCACGTCGCCCTCTTCGTCGCAAGCCATCCCCAGAATACCCAGCCCTTCCGCCGGCCAACAGCATCCGCAGCAGCAACAGAGTCATTCGAgccaacagcaacagcaacaacaaccagCCTCCAGTCTTCCACCGTACTCCATCAGCGTCCAAGCTGGTCTCAAACCTAAAGACAGATACTCGTGCAAATTCTGTGGCAAGGTTTTCCCCAGATCCGCCAATTTGACCCGACATTTGAGGACGCATACCGGCGAACAACCCTATAAGTGTAAATACTGCGAGAGGAGCTTCAGCATCTCCAGCAACCTGCAACGCCACGTCCGGAACATCCACAACAAGGAGAAACCGTTCAAGTGTCCCCTGTGCGAACGATGTTTCGGTCAGCAGACCAATTTGGACAGACATCTGAAGAAACACGACGCGGACGGTCCTACGATACTGGACGAGGTTAGGTCCAGGTACCACGGTCAACTGCCGAGGGCGGACGAATCCTATTTCGAAGAGATTCGCAGTTTCATGGGCAAGATCACCTCGCAGAGACAAGGGATACCTTACTTCCCCGGGTTGCTGGGACACGGAGGAGACGAGTTCAGGAACGACAAGCAGCAACTTCAGCTGGAGGAGAAGAGGGGCGACTCTTCTTACTTCAGCGACAGAGACAACCTGAGTTCGAGGTCGAGCAGCACCACCAGCAGACCAGAGAGTGTTCAAGAGGAACAGAGGGAAGTTAACTCTCCGCCTATGTCGCCTGGGAATAACACTTGA
- the LOC100882941 gene encoding polypeptide N-acetylgalactosaminyltransferase 3 isoform X2 — protein sequence MWPRLRRPCRAWLIVLLIVLLIGIFFVWPWTRRGAEDSRDDYVSLRLLDNQRDYIDRRGVHVVVGHYIGDSVDPLKAPNITKDLINKNMFDPRPFEGKNGSPVLVPAKDFYQMQQLFQINRFNLMASDRIPLNRSLPDVRRKGCISRYANLNGLPRTSIIIVFHNEAWSTLLRTVYSVINRSPRHLLEEIILVDDDSDREFLKDALDEHVKSLRVPTKVLRSKKRIGLVNARLLGANEAKGEVLTFLDAHCECTVGWLEPLLEAVAKNKTRVVSPVIDIINDDTFSYTRSFELHWGAFNWDLHFRWLTLNGRLLKERRENIVEPFRTPAMAGGLFSMNRDYFFELGSYDDQMKIWGGENLELSFRVWQCGGSVEIAPCSHVGHLFRKSSPYTFPGGVGEILYGNLARVALVWMDEWAEFYFKFNASRLRHKQPVRARLALRKRLQCKSFEWYLDNVWPEHFFPKNDRFFGRIVHVSTKKCIMRPTAKGTYSQPSGYALLESCIPRPVLNQMFVMTKSGIVMTDESICLDAPDRDTQHKTPRVKIMACSGQSRQNWQYDEQTRTFLHVSSGMCLQSSDDEGPVIAACTGNIEQKWMLESVPWK from the exons ATGTGGCCACGATTGAGGAGACCATGTCGCGCATGGTTGATTGTCCTTTTAATCGTCCTGTTGATAGGAATATTTTTCGTTTGGCCATGGACAAGGCGAGGAGCTGAAGATTCTCGCGACGATTACGTTTCACTTCG acttttagataATCAAAGAGATTACATTGACCGCAGAGGAGTACATGTGGTAGTGGGCCACTATATTGGAGATTCAGTGGACCCTTTAAAAGCCCCAAATATTACGAAAG ATCTTATTAACAAAAACATGTTTGATCCACGACCATTTGAGGGGAAGAATGGAAGTCCAGTTCTCGTTCCGGCAAAAGACTTTTATCAAATGCAACAGCTCTTTCAAATCAATCGTTTTAATTTGATGGCTAGTGATAGAATACCTTTGAATCGATCTCTACCCGATGTTAGACGCAAAGG GTGCATTTCACGGTACGCGAATTTGAACGGTTTACCTAGAACATCGATAATTATAGTGTTCCATAACGAAGCTTGGAGTACATTACTGAGGACCGTGTACAGCGTTATTAACAGATCACCAAGACATTTATTAGAGGAAATAATTCTAGTTGACGATGACAGCGATAGAG AGTTCTTAAAGGATGCATTGGATGAACATGTAAAGAGTTTACGAGTTCCCACCAAAGTTCTTCGGTCCAAAAAACGTATAGGTTTAGTGAATGCCAGACTCTTGGGGGCAAATGAAGCTAAAGGTGAAGTTCTCACGTTTTTGGATGCCCATTGTGAATGTACGGTTG GATGGTTGGAGCCTCTACTTGAAGcggttgctaaaaataaaacCAGGGTAGTGTCCCCTGTTATCGACATAATAAACGATGATACTTTTAGCTACACTCG ATCTTTCGAATTGCATTGGGGAGCATTCAATTGGGACTTGCATTTTCGTTGGCTAACATTAAATGGCCGATTATTAAAAGAAAGACGAGAAAACATCGTCGAACCATTCAGAACACCTGCCATGGCTGGGGGTTTATTTTCCATGAACAGAGATTATTTCTTCGAACTAGGCAGTTACGATGATCAAATGAAAATCTGGGGTGGTGAAAATTTAGAGTTGTCATTTCGAGTGTGGCAGTGTGGTGGCAGCGTTGAAATCGCTCCTTGTTCTCATGTCGGTCATCTTTTTCGAAAATCATCGCCCTACACATTCCCGGGAGGTGTTGGAGAAATTCTTTATGGGAATCTTGCTAGAGTGGCTCTAGTTTGGATGGATGAATGGGCAGAATTTTACTTCAAATTTAAT GCGTCTAGATTAAGGCACAAGCAACCAGTACGCGCTAGGTTGGCGTTACGTAAAAGACTGCAGTGCAAAAGCTTCGAATGGTATTTAGACAACGTGTGGCCTGAACATTTTTTCCCAAAGAATGATCGTTTCTTTGGACGG ATCGTACACGTTTCGACAAAGAAATGTATTATGCGACCAACTGCGAAAGGAACATACTCGCAACCTTCGGGATACGCTCTTCTCGAATCGTGTATTCCACGACCGGTGCTTAATCAAATGTTTGTGATGACAAAAAGTGGGATTGTAATGACGGACGAAAGTATTTGCTTAGACGCGCCTGATCGCGACACTCAGCACAAGACGCCAAGGGTTAAGATAATGGCGTGCAGTGGTCAAAGCAGGCAAAATTGGCAATACGACGAACAa ACAAGGACATTTTTACACGTATCTTCCGGAATGTGCCTACAATCGAGCGACGACGAAGGTCCTGTGATAGCAGCTTGTACAGGAAACATTGAACAGAAATGGATGCTGGAATCCGTTCCCTGGAAATAG